The Actinobacillus equuli genome includes a window with the following:
- the hcr gene encoding NADH oxidoreductase, with product MANTNKNPLCINELQVYSIVQEAPKVKTINFIAQDFYPYQAGQYALVSIKNTPHITRAYSLSSTPGESRFVSITVREIEGGVGSTWLNNEVKVGDQVWFSNPMGEFSCQQVLADNYLLVGAGSGVTPIMSMARWLLANRPEVNLTVIHSVHSPEDVIFKSEWQELQAKYPKLNLVINASVGATEGFASGRISAEIIKNAVPNVSDYTVMTCGPEAYMVALKDIVTELGVSEDRFFTEAFFNTALAGEISSDKKTTLTINGAKQITAEVPVGMTLLAALEAQEQPVVSGCRTGLCGLCKTKVTGGEYEVVHTGDLTEEEIAQGYVLACSCRVKENVSVSV from the coding sequence ATGGCAAATACCAATAAAAACCCTTTATGTATTAACGAATTACAGGTTTATTCAATCGTACAAGAAGCGCCAAAGGTAAAAACGATTAACTTTATCGCACAAGATTTCTACCCATACCAAGCAGGGCAATATGCGTTAGTCAGCATTAAAAACACGCCGCATATTACTCGTGCTTATTCACTTTCTTCTACCCCGGGCGAGAGCCGTTTCGTGTCGATTACCGTGCGTGAAATTGAAGGCGGGGTCGGTTCGACTTGGCTTAATAATGAAGTGAAAGTCGGCGACCAAGTGTGGTTCTCGAATCCAATGGGCGAGTTTTCTTGCCAACAGGTGTTAGCAGATAATTACTTATTAGTCGGGGCAGGAAGCGGTGTTACACCAATTATGTCGATGGCTCGTTGGTTATTGGCAAACCGTCCGGAAGTAAACTTAACCGTTATCCATTCCGTACATTCACCGGAAGATGTAATTTTCAAATCGGAATGGCAAGAGCTACAAGCTAAATATCCGAAACTCAACTTAGTGATTAACGCTTCGGTCGGGGCAACCGAAGGCTTTGCAAGCGGTCGAATTTCGGCAGAAATTATCAAAAATGCCGTGCCGAATGTGAGCGATTACACCGTGATGACCTGCGGCCCCGAAGCCTATATGGTGGCGTTAAAAGATATCGTAACCGAATTAGGCGTAAGCGAAGATCGATTCTTTACCGAAGCTTTCTTTAATACTGCCTTAGCCGGTGAAATCAGTTCGGATAAGAAAACCACCTTAACCATCAACGGTGCAAAACAAATCACTGCAGAAGTGCCGGTCGGTATGACCCTATTAGCCGCATTAGAAGCACAAGAACAACCGGTGGTTTCCGGCTGTCGTACCGGTTTATGCGGTTTATGTAAAACCAAAGTCACCGGCGGTGAATATGAAGTGGTACACACCGGCGATTTAACCGAAGAAGAAATTGCACAAGGTTATGTGCTGGCGTGTAGCTGCCGTGTGAAAGAAAATGTGAGTGTCTCAGTCTAA
- the wzxE gene encoding lipid III flippase WzxE: MKSLSSTTLWTAFSTAFKIVVGLLLIKLFALQFGTAGLGQVANFMTLITVLGVFAGAGIFNGVTKYVAEFEHQPDKLTALLSTSNRIIVLFSGVLALILFLFAEQISQWLFYSKDYQAVIMATAVAQFGIANSNYFLAILKGYRNVKANALSVIIGSLLGLIFFLIGLYSYGYQGALVGFVVLPALVFLPARYFLSRQLQAVKFWGNFTFSAEYAKKLLKFSVMVFLTAVTLPVAYVLMRDLLVEHHSLEALGLWQGVSKISDAYLQFITAAFSVYLLPTFAKLHEKFAVQKELIKALKFVGISVIGISFIIFMFKHWIILLLYTEDFLAMESLFIWQLLGDVFKVMAYVFGYLVVAKASLKLYAAAEFLQLALLVGMGYLFIPPYGAEGATQAYFVTYFCYFLLCVAGFKYYMKH, encoded by the coding sequence ATGAAATCGTTAAGTAGCACAACCCTTTGGACGGCATTTTCTACTGCATTTAAAATTGTCGTCGGGTTATTACTGATTAAGTTATTTGCGTTGCAATTCGGCACGGCGGGCTTAGGTCAAGTTGCCAATTTTATGACCCTAATTACCGTGTTAGGTGTTTTTGCCGGTGCAGGTATTTTTAACGGCGTCACCAAGTATGTGGCGGAATTTGAACATCAGCCTGATAAGTTAACCGCTTTGCTCTCAACCTCTAATCGCATTATTGTGCTGTTTTCCGGTGTGTTGGCATTGATTTTGTTCTTATTTGCCGAGCAGATTAGCCAATGGCTCTTTTATTCGAAAGATTATCAAGCCGTGATTATGGCAACTGCTGTTGCGCAGTTTGGGATTGCCAATAGCAATTATTTTTTAGCGATTTTAAAAGGCTATCGTAACGTCAAAGCAAATGCATTGAGCGTGATTATCGGTTCTTTGTTAGGCTTAATCTTTTTTCTCATCGGCTTATATAGCTATGGCTATCAAGGCGCATTAGTCGGTTTTGTTGTGTTACCGGCATTAGTGTTTTTGCCGGCTCGTTATTTCTTAAGCAGGCAGCTACAAGCGGTCAAATTTTGGGGAAATTTTACATTTTCTGCCGAATACGCGAAGAAATTGCTGAAATTTAGCGTGATGGTTTTTCTGACTGCAGTAACTTTGCCGGTTGCTTATGTGTTGATGCGAGATTTATTAGTTGAACATCATTCGTTAGAAGCGCTTGGTTTATGGCAAGGAGTGAGTAAGATTTCCGATGCTTATTTACAATTTATTACTGCGGCATTTTCGGTTTATTTGTTACCGACTTTTGCCAAATTGCATGAAAAATTTGCGGTGCAAAAAGAGCTGATTAAAGCGCTTAAATTTGTCGGTATTTCTGTTATTGGGATTAGCTTTATCATTTTCATGTTTAAGCATTGGATTATATTGCTGCTTTATACCGAAGATTTCTTGGCGATGGAGTCGCTGTTTATCTGGCAGTTACTTGGTGATGTTTTTAAAGTAATGGCTTATGTATTCGGCTATTTGGTTGTGGCTAAGGCATCGTTAAAACTGTATGCGGCAGCCGAGTTCTTACAATTAGCGTTATTAGTTGGTATGGGCTATTTGTTCATTCCGCCGTATGGTGCGGAAGGGGCAACGCAAGCCTATTTTGTCACTTACTTTTGTTATTTCTTGCTATGCGTGGCAGGATTCAAATACTATATGAAGCATTAA
- the rffA gene encoding dTDP-4-amino-4,6-dideoxygalactose transaminase — translation MIPFNKPPVIGSELAYLQNAINSGKLSGDSYYTKQCERWFEQHFGTPKALLTPSCTASLEMAAILLNIQAGDEVIMPSYTFVSTANAFALRGAKIVFVDIRPDTMNIDETKIEAAITSRTKVIVPVHYAGVACEMDSIMAIAAKHNLYVVEDAAQAVMAFYKGRPLGTIGHLGCYSFHETKNYSSGGEGGAILINDAKLVERAEIVREKGTNRSQFFRGQVDKYTWRDIGSSFLMSDLQAAYLAAQLEAAEQINQRRLSIWQQYFEAFSPFAAEQRIQLPQVPAECQHNAHMFYLKFKDLTERSAFIEWMKQKDILAVFHYIPLHSSPAGQQFGTFFGEDQYTSVESDRLVRLPLFYNMSEAELRLVIEAVLEFLHQ, via the coding sequence ATGATTCCATTTAATAAACCGCCGGTCATTGGCAGTGAATTGGCTTATCTACAGAATGCGATTAATAGCGGGAAATTATCCGGCGATAGCTATTATACCAAGCAATGCGAACGCTGGTTTGAACAGCACTTCGGCACACCTAAAGCGTTGTTAACGCCGTCATGCACCGCCTCACTTGAAATGGCGGCAATTTTGCTGAATATTCAAGCGGGTGATGAAGTGATTATGCCAAGTTACACCTTTGTTTCTACGGCAAATGCGTTTGCGTTGCGTGGGGCGAAAATTGTGTTTGTCGATATTCGTCCGGATACGATGAATATTGATGAAACGAAAATTGAGGCGGCGATTACCTCTCGTACAAAAGTCATCGTGCCGGTACATTACGCCGGCGTTGCTTGTGAAATGGATAGCATTATGGCGATTGCAGCTAAACACAATTTATATGTGGTGGAAGACGCAGCGCAAGCCGTGATGGCTTTTTATAAAGGCAGACCGTTAGGTACAATCGGGCACTTAGGTTGTTATAGTTTTCACGAAACTAAAAATTACAGCTCAGGCGGCGAAGGCGGGGCGATCTTAATTAATGACGCTAAATTGGTAGAACGTGCTGAGATCGTGCGAGAAAAAGGCACTAATCGCAGCCAATTTTTCCGAGGACAAGTAGATAAATATACGTGGCGTGATATCGGTTCAAGTTTTTTGATGTCCGATTTACAAGCGGCTTATTTAGCGGCGCAACTTGAAGCGGCGGAACAAATCAATCAGCGCCGTTTGAGTATTTGGCAACAGTATTTCGAAGCGTTTTCGCCTTTTGCAGCGGAACAACGCATTCAGTTACCGCAAGTACCGGCGGAATGTCAGCATAATGCGCATATGTTTTATCTAAAATTTAAAGATTTAACTGAACGTAGCGCCTTTATTGAATGGATGAAGCAAAAGGATATTTTAGCGGTATTCCACTATATTCCGTTGCATTCAAGCCCGGCAGGGCAACAATTCGGCACTTTTTTCGGTGAGGATCAATACACTAGCGTGGAAAGCGATCGTTTAGTACGTTTACCTTTATTTTATAATATGTCGGAAGCAGAATTACGCCTTGTGATTGAGGCGGTATTGGAATTTCTTCATCAATGA
- the rffC gene encoding dTDP-4-amino-4,6-dideoxy-D-galactose acyltransferase, which produces MQRKIAPNQWLSEFFGRDIYEIKVAADDIEQIRLVQQQGFQFVEGELDFCLSLVNFLPKMTAYQLATEADITSLQALFGTAFPMSRFRAPWFSAEENQRFYQTWISNAVRAEFDDVCLVLKTVSGQIQGGISVRVQDKQARVGLLAVAPSFRRQGIASQLLQAAINWAQQQGAETLAVATQTSNLNAIRLYQKLGASLQQASYWFCL; this is translated from the coding sequence ATGCAGCGTAAAATTGCACCGAATCAATGGCTATCCGAATTTTTCGGACGAGACATTTACGAAATCAAAGTTGCAGCAGACGATATAGAACAGATTCGCTTGGTACAGCAACAAGGGTTTCAGTTTGTTGAGGGCGAGTTGGATTTCTGTCTGTCATTGGTAAATTTTTTGCCAAAAATGACCGCTTATCAGCTGGCAACCGAAGCGGATATTACTTCATTACAAGCGTTGTTTGGTACGGCATTTCCTATGAGTCGCTTTCGAGCGCCGTGGTTTTCCGCAGAAGAAAATCAACGTTTTTACCAAACGTGGATTAGCAACGCAGTACGAGCGGAATTTGATGACGTTTGCTTAGTATTAAAAACGGTAAGCGGTCAAATTCAGGGCGGAATTAGCGTTCGTGTACAAGATAAGCAGGCTCGGGTTGGTTTACTGGCGGTTGCTCCATCATTTCGCCGACAAGGTATCGCCAGTCAATTATTACAGGCGGCAATCAATTGGGCGCAACAGCAAGGTGCGGAAACATTAGCGGTTGCCACTCAAACGAGCAACCTAAACGCTATTCGCTTGTATCAGAAATTAGGCGCTTCGCTTCAGCAGGCAAGCTATTGGTTTTGTCTTTAA
- the wecC gene encoding UDP-N-acetyl-D-mannosamine dehydrogenase, with product MTTFNTISVIGLGYIGLPTAAAFATAGCRVLGVDINADTVNTINQGKIHIIEPDLDQAVQQAVEKGLLSASVSVQPADAFLIAVPTPFKNHYQPDLSYIEAAARAIAPHLTAGNLVILESTSPVGTTEQLAQWLKEIRPDLSFPNEAGEAADIRIAYCPERVLPGKVMVELFQNDRVIGGLSAKCAQQAVDLYKLFVKGECIQTNARTAEMCKLTENSFRDVNIAFANELSMICDKLQISVWELIELANRHPRVNILQPGAGVGGHCIAVDPWFIVSQAPEQARLIRTAREVNDSKPHWVMDKVKAALADCVTEKNVKPSEVKIACLGLAFKPDIDDLRESPAVEITENLANWHNGKVFAVEPNVTRLPAKLQDKVELLSFEQALQQADILVLLVDHQSFKAVSAEAIPQRWLVDTRGVWIK from the coding sequence ATGACAACTTTTAATACCATTTCAGTAATTGGCTTAGGTTACATCGGGCTACCGACCGCAGCGGCATTTGCGACAGCAGGCTGCCGAGTTTTGGGGGTCGATATTAATGCCGATACGGTCAATACCATTAACCAAGGTAAGATTCATATTATTGAACCGGACCTAGACCAAGCCGTCCAACAAGCGGTCGAAAAAGGGCTACTTTCTGCAAGTGTTTCGGTTCAGCCTGCCGATGCTTTTCTTATTGCCGTTCCTACCCCTTTCAAAAATCATTACCAGCCGGATCTGAGTTATATTGAAGCCGCCGCGCGTGCGATCGCACCGCATTTAACCGCAGGTAATTTAGTTATTTTAGAATCGACTTCACCGGTTGGCACGACGGAACAATTAGCCCAGTGGTTGAAAGAAATTCGCCCGGATTTGAGCTTCCCGAATGAAGCCGGAGAGGCTGCCGATATTCGTATCGCATATTGTCCGGAACGTGTTTTACCAGGCAAAGTGATGGTGGAACTGTTCCAAAATGATCGCGTGATTGGCGGACTAAGTGCTAAATGCGCACAACAAGCGGTCGATTTATACAAACTTTTTGTAAAAGGCGAATGTATTCAAACTAATGCCCGTACAGCGGAAATGTGTAAATTAACCGAGAATAGCTTCCGTGACGTCAATATCGCTTTTGCCAATGAGTTGTCGATGATTTGCGATAAATTGCAAATCAGTGTTTGGGAATTGATTGAGCTGGCTAATCGCCACCCGCGAGTGAATATTTTGCAGCCGGGCGCGGGGGTCGGCGGGCATTGTATTGCGGTTGATCCTTGGTTTATTGTTTCGCAAGCGCCGGAACAGGCGCGTTTAATTCGCACGGCACGGGAGGTGAATGACAGCAAACCGCATTGGGTGATGGATAAAGTAAAAGCGGCATTAGCGGATTGTGTGACGGAGAAAAATGTTAAACCGAGTGAGGTAAAAATCGCTTGTTTGGGTTTGGCATTTAAACCGGATATTGATGATTTGCGTGAAAGCCCAGCGGTGGAAATTACCGAAAATCTTGCAAATTGGCACAACGGTAAAGTGTTTGCGGTGGAACCGAATGTCACTCGTTTACCGGCAAAATTGCAAGATAAAGTCGAGCTGTTAAGCTTTGAACAAGCGTTACAGCAGGCGGATATTTTAGTCTTGTTGGTGGATCATCAATCGTTTAAAGCGGTGTCGGCCGAGGCAATTCCGCAGCGCTGGTTAGTCGATACAAGAGGCGTATGGATAAAATAA
- the wecB gene encoding non-hydrolyzing UDP-N-acetylglucosamine 2-epimerase → MAKQINVLTVFGTRPEAIKMAPLAKMLADDPAFNAKVCVTGQHREMLDQVLELFEIRPDFDLNVMKSGQDLTDITVRILQALQAVFAEYRPDIVLVHGDTTTTFATTLACYYQQIPVGHVEAGLRTGDLYSPFPEEGNRLLTSVLANYHFAPTQEAKANLLQERKAAQSIWVTGNTVIDALLSILQKIGHNEPLARQLAARYPFLDHTKKMILVTGHRRESFGQGFERICQALVELANQYPEVQIVYPVHLNPNVHEPVSRLLAGIQNIFLIEPQDYLPFVYLMDRAYLILTDSGGIQEEAPALGKPVLVMRETTERPEAIKAGTVRLVGTDTRKIIAEVERLLQDENAYQAMAQAHNPYGDGQACQRIVTAIKQTFYS, encoded by the coding sequence ATGGCGAAACAAATTAATGTGTTAACCGTTTTTGGTACACGTCCTGAAGCGATCAAGATGGCACCGCTGGCAAAGATGTTGGCGGATGATCCGGCATTTAATGCCAAAGTGTGCGTAACCGGACAACATCGAGAAATGCTGGATCAGGTATTGGAACTGTTTGAGATTCGACCTGATTTTGATCTGAATGTGATGAAGTCCGGACAAGACCTCACCGATATTACCGTGCGAATCTTGCAAGCACTACAAGCGGTATTTGCAGAGTATCGTCCGGATATTGTGTTGGTGCATGGCGATACCACCACCACATTCGCCACAACATTAGCTTGTTATTATCAGCAAATTCCGGTCGGACACGTTGAAGCGGGGCTTAGAACCGGTGACCTATATTCACCGTTTCCGGAAGAGGGCAATCGCTTATTAACGAGTGTACTTGCCAACTATCATTTTGCGCCAACCCAAGAAGCGAAAGCCAACTTATTACAAGAGCGTAAAGCGGCGCAATCTATTTGGGTGACGGGCAATACTGTTATTGATGCGCTTTTGAGTATTTTGCAAAAAATTGGTCATAATGAACCGCTTGCAAGGCAATTAGCAGCACGTTACCCGTTTTTGGATCATACTAAAAAAATGATTTTAGTGACCGGGCATCGCCGAGAAAGTTTCGGACAAGGTTTTGAGCGTATTTGCCAAGCATTGGTTGAGCTTGCGAATCAGTATCCTGAAGTACAAATTGTTTATCCGGTACATTTAAATCCGAATGTACACGAACCGGTCAGCCGTTTGTTAGCCGGTATTCAAAATATTTTTCTAATTGAGCCGCAGGATTATTTGCCGTTTGTCTATCTAATGGATCGGGCTTATTTGATTTTAACCGATTCCGGCGGTATTCAAGAGGAAGCGCCGGCGTTAGGCAAACCGGTATTGGTGATGCGTGAAACCACCGAACGTCCGGAAGCGATTAAAGCCGGCACGGTACGTTTGGTGGGGACGGATACACGAAAAATTATTGCGGAAGTAGAGCGCTTGTTACAAGACGAGAACGCCTACCAAGCGATGGCGCAAGCGCATAATCCTTATGGTGACGGTCAGGCTTGCCAACGTATCGTGACTGCAATTAAACAAACTTTCTATTCATAA
- a CDS encoding transporter, with protein sequence MQQQQSISLSAFFKRLCKGTTTLIFTTAIGAGAAFGLAQLQTPVWKSVAQFDQPRVLELGNYYALYSTYSFLNGGDNVTYHVLKDDKSALSLAPAVSQKAEELAAQAAYEEFKRNLTSVDVLVNFLAQTETVKLKAQLENKPIAVVAQQMATQFVFDNASKRQPADRLSVSSVNPEEAQQLLSQFIAFANQQTKQTLNAELIAKWKILFQQVKTAAEIKLGATQQGNQIAAQDWNGKLALMRSVQPLDDKLVAFRFVKAPNVPLSPHSPNQSLWLMIGGLSGLLFGIMLVSFSGLLSRKQGNGETN encoded by the coding sequence ATGCAACAACAGCAATCAATCAGCCTAAGCGCCTTTTTCAAAAGATTATGTAAAGGTACGACAACGCTTATTTTCACTACCGCCATCGGTGCGGGCGCTGCTTTTGGTTTAGCGCAGTTACAAACACCAGTATGGAAATCGGTCGCACAGTTTGATCAGCCGAGAGTATTAGAGCTTGGCAATTACTATGCACTGTATTCGACTTATAGTTTTTTAAATGGTGGTGATAATGTCACTTACCATGTCTTAAAAGACGATAAAAGTGCGCTTTCCTTAGCACCGGCGGTGTCACAAAAAGCGGAAGAACTTGCGGCACAGGCGGCGTATGAGGAATTTAAACGAAATCTTACGTCAGTCGATGTGTTAGTAAATTTCTTAGCGCAAACGGAAACGGTGAAATTAAAGGCTCAGCTTGAAAATAAGCCGATTGCGGTGGTAGCACAACAAATGGCAACCCAGTTTGTGTTTGATAATGCTTCAAAACGTCAACCGGCGGATCGTTTAAGCGTATCGTCAGTCAATCCGGAAGAAGCGCAACAGTTACTGAGCCAATTTATTGCGTTTGCTAATCAACAGACGAAACAAACCTTAAATGCGGAACTGATTGCCAAATGGAAAATCTTATTTCAACAAGTGAAAACGGCAGCGGAAATCAAATTAGGTGCAACGCAACAAGGCAATCAAATTGCTGCGCAAGATTGGAACGGGAAATTAGCTTTAATGCGTTCAGTACAACCGCTGGATGATAAATTGGTGGCATTCCGTTTCGTCAAAGCACCGAATGTTCCGCTTTCACCCCATTCTCCTAATCAATCGCTTTGGTTAATGATTGGCGGATTAAGCGGATTATTATTCGGTATCATGCTGGTTTCTTTTTCGGGTTTATTGAGCAGAAAGCAAGGTAATGGCGAAACAAATTAA
- the wecA gene encoding UDP-N-acetylglucosamine--undecaprenyl-phosphate N-acetylglucosaminephosphotransferase: MWLTFIAVFIVSFASLIFMRPVAEKIGLVDKPNYRKRHQGLIPLIGGIALFLGNLTFYFMEWQDMRLPWLYLTAVTSLLIIGVLDDRFDVSPFIRAVIQATLAGLMIYNGLSLDSLGQVIAPFSIELGVLGIIFTVLVTIGVINAFNMVDGIDGLLAGLSSASFAGIGVLMWLDEQYTLAYWCFAIIVVLIPYALFNLSVFGAKWKVFMGDSGSTLIGFTIIWILLLSTQGQGHTISPITGLWLIAVPLIDMVAVIIRRLKKGKSPFRPDRLHLHHLMMRAGLTSRQALAVITFGAAICSTIGVLGEYYYWNQWVMTIGFIALFFIYAYSITHAWRVTRLIRRMKRRAKRKLKLEQ; the protein is encoded by the coding sequence ATGTGGCTTACTTTTATAGCTGTTTTTATTGTCTCGTTCGCCAGTCTCATTTTTATGCGCCCTGTGGCGGAAAAAATCGGTTTGGTGGATAAACCTAACTATCGTAAGCGCCACCAAGGGCTTATTCCATTAATCGGCGGAATTGCTTTATTTTTAGGCAATCTCACCTTCTATTTTATGGAATGGCAAGATATGCGATTACCGTGGTTGTATTTAACGGCGGTGACTTCGTTGCTGATTATCGGTGTATTAGACGACCGCTTCGATGTTAGCCCGTTTATTCGTGCCGTTATCCAAGCAACGCTAGCCGGTTTGATGATTTATAACGGGCTTTCGTTGGATAGCTTAGGTCAGGTAATTGCACCGTTTAGTATTGAACTCGGTGTGTTGGGTATTATTTTCACTGTGTTAGTGACCATCGGGGTGATTAACGCCTTTAACATGGTGGATGGAATTGACGGCTTATTGGCGGGGCTTTCCAGTGCCAGTTTTGCCGGTATCGGTGTGCTGATGTGGCTGGACGAGCAATACACCTTAGCTTATTGGTGCTTTGCGATTATTGTCGTATTGATTCCGTATGCGCTGTTTAACCTCAGTGTCTTCGGTGCAAAGTGGAAAGTGTTTATGGGCGATTCGGGTAGTACTCTGATTGGCTTTACTATTATTTGGATTCTGTTACTCAGCACGCAAGGTCAAGGGCATACGATTAGCCCGATTACCGGTTTATGGCTGATTGCCGTGCCGCTAATTGATATGGTAGCGGTAATTATTCGCCGTTTGAAAAAGGGCAAAAGCCCGTTTCGACCGGATCGCTTACACTTACACCATTTAATGATGCGTGCGGGATTAACTTCGCGCCAAGCGTTAGCGGTGATTACCTTCGGGGCGGCAATTTGTTCTACCATCGGCGTGCTAGGTGAATATTACTATTGGAACCAGTGGGTGATGACTATTGGTTTTATTGCGCTGTTCTTTATCTATGCTTACTCAATTACGCATGCTTGGCGTGTTACTCGTTTGATTCGCCGAATGAAACGTAGAGCAAAAAGAAAGCTGAAACTTGAGCAATAA
- a CDS encoding type I secretion system permease/ATPase encodes MFILNNNFALDGLILLAQFHNIPISPEQIKHKYDIYGRGLDLQSWLLAAKELGLKAKVVQKDKVRLPFINLPIMVWDKKTANHFVLAQINYKTNQYLIYDFALDKTILLSESDFEQRYSGEVILVTSRFSTLGSLAKFDFTWFIPAIIKYRRILFEVLLISVALQIFALVSPLFFQVVMDKVLVHQSFSTLNVVAIGLMVVSIFEILLGGIRTFIFSHTTSRIDVELGAKLFRHLLSLPIAYFEVRRVGEIVARIKELEQIRNFLTGQALTAVLDLIFSLLFLIVMWQYSTWLTLVVVISLPLYAIWSAIISPILRHRLNDKFSRNADNHSFLVESVSAMNTIKTMAISPQITEHWDKLLASYVSSSLKVTKLTTLGQQGILLIQKLVAVANLWIGAHLVINNDITIGQLIAFNMLASQVMSPVIRLAQFWQDFQQIGISVSRLGDILNIPTESSKSTIALPQIRGEIEFKQVSFRYRPDGMNILDALSFKIQPSEIIGIVGRSGSGKSTVAKLIQRLYSPLHGRVLIDGQDLALIDPIWLRRQMGIVLQDNILLNRSIRDNITLAEPSISMDKIIAVAKLAGAHEFIINLPEGYDTLVGEQGTNLSGGQKQRIAIARALISDPKILIFDEATSALDYESEHIIMQNMRNICAGRTVIMIAHRLSTIMHADRIIVMDKGKLVEQGNHYSLLELQGIYYHLYQLQSH; translated from the coding sequence ATATTTATTTTGAATAATAACTTTGCATTAGATGGATTAATACTATTAGCTCAATTTCATAATATTCCAATATCCCCGGAACAAATCAAGCATAAATATGATATTTATGGGAGAGGGCTAGACTTACAATCTTGGCTACTAGCTGCGAAAGAGTTAGGATTAAAAGCTAAAGTAGTCCAAAAGGATAAAGTTCGTCTTCCATTTATCAACTTACCTATTATGGTATGGGACAAAAAAACAGCTAATCATTTCGTTTTAGCTCAAATAAATTATAAAACCAACCAATATTTGATTTATGATTTTGCTCTTGATAAAACTATCTTATTATCTGAATCAGATTTTGAACAACGCTATAGCGGCGAAGTTATCCTTGTGACTTCTCGTTTTTCAACTCTAGGCTCTTTAGCGAAATTTGATTTTACATGGTTTATTCCTGCTATTATCAAATATCGTCGGATTTTATTTGAAGTCTTATTAATTTCAGTTGCCTTACAAATTTTTGCCTTAGTCTCGCCTCTTTTCTTTCAAGTTGTAATGGATAAAGTTTTGGTACATCAAAGCTTTAGTACCCTCAATGTAGTTGCAATAGGTCTTATGGTTGTAAGTATTTTTGAAATACTATTAGGAGGTATACGTACATTTATATTTTCTCATACAACTAGTAGGATAGATGTTGAATTAGGGGCAAAACTATTCCGCCACTTGCTTTCATTACCTATTGCTTATTTTGAAGTTCGCAGGGTAGGAGAAATTGTAGCTCGAATAAAAGAGTTAGAGCAAATCCGAAATTTCTTAACAGGGCAAGCCTTAACAGCTGTATTAGATCTAATATTTTCCCTCTTATTTTTAATAGTCATGTGGCAATATAGTACTTGGTTAACATTAGTTGTTGTTATATCTCTACCGCTATATGCTATATGGTCTGCAATAATCAGTCCTATATTAAGGCATCGTTTAAATGACAAATTCTCCCGCAATGCGGATAACCATTCTTTCTTAGTTGAATCTGTTAGCGCCATGAATACAATTAAAACAATGGCAATTAGCCCGCAAATCACAGAACACTGGGATAAATTACTTGCTAGTTATGTGTCTTCCAGTTTAAAAGTAACTAAACTCACTACTCTCGGTCAACAAGGAATACTTCTAATTCAAAAACTAGTTGCGGTAGCCAATCTATGGATTGGAGCTCATTTAGTTATCAATAACGATATTACTATTGGACAATTGATCGCATTTAATATGTTAGCGAGTCAAGTTATGAGCCCTGTTATTCGTTTGGCGCAGTTTTGGCAAGACTTTCAACAAATAGGTATATCAGTTAGCCGTTTAGGTGATATTCTAAATATACCAACAGAAAGTTCTAAAAGTACAATTGCATTACCCCAAATTAGAGGGGAAATAGAATTTAAACAAGTATCGTTTCGATATCGCCCTGATGGAATGAATATACTAGACGCTTTATCATTTAAAATTCAGCCTAGTGAAATTATTGGTATAGTAGGACGTTCAGGCTCAGGCAAAAGTACGGTGGCAAAACTGATTCAACGTCTATACTCACCTTTACATGGTAGGGTTTTAATTGATGGACAAGATCTTGCTCTAATTGATCCCATTTGGTTACGCAGGCAAATGGGAATTGTCCTCCAAGATAATATTTTACTAAATCGTTCGATTCGAGATAATATTACTTTAGCAGAACCATCAATTTCTATGGATAAAATTATTGCTGTAGCGAAACTTGCTGGAGCTCACGAATTTATTATCAATTTGCCTGAGGGTTATGATACTTTAGTTGGTGAACAAGGTACTAATTTATCTGGTGGACAAAAACAACGTATCGCTATTGCTAGAGCACTAATTTCTGATCCCAAAATTCTTATTTTTGATGAAGCAACTAGTGCACTAGATTATGAATCGGAACATATAATAATGCAAAACATGAGAAACATTTGCGCGGGGCGAACTGTTATCATGATTGCTCATCGTCTTTCAACAATTATGCATGCAGATAGAATCATAGTAATGGATAAAGGGAAATTGGTTGAGCAAGGAAATCATTACTCATTACTTGAATTACAAGGAATTTATTACCATCTTTATCAGCTACAATCACACTAA